CTTCCACTTTGCAGAAGCCAACGCTGCCCTGCGGTTCGACCGCACCGCCGCGCGCGGTCAGCGGCTCGATATCCCCGCCGGCACCGCCATCCGCTTCGAACCCGGTGACAGCCGCGACGTGAACCTGATTCCCTTCGCCGGCAATCGTCGGGTGATCGGTTTCAACGGCCAGATCAACGGACCCCTCGACGCCTGACCCATGCCCTACCGCATCTCCCGCCAGGCCTACGCCGAGACCTACGGACCCACCACCGGCGACCGGGTTCGCCTGGCCGACACCGAGCTGATCCTCGAAGTCGAAAAGGATTACACCGTCTACGGCGATGAGGTGAAGTTCGGCGGCGGCAAGGTGATCCGCGATGGCATGGGCCAGTCCCAGACCCCTCGAGCCGAGGGCGCCGTCGACACGGTGATCACCAATGCCCTGATCCTCGACTGGTGGGGCATCGTCAAAGCCGATGTGGGCCTGAAAGACGGCCGGATCGTGGGCATCGGCAAAGCCGGCAACCCCGACACCCAGGAAGGGGTGACGATCGTGGTGGGTCCAGGCACCGAAGCCATCGCCGGGGAAGGTCACATCCTCACGGCCGGTGGCATCGACACCCACATCCACTTCATCTGCCCCCAGCAGATCGAAACGGCCCTGGCCAGTGGCGTCACCACCCTGATGGGAGGCGGCACCGGACCAGCCACCGGCACCAACGCCACCACCTGCACCCCCGGCGCCTTCCACATCGGTCGGATGCTCCAGGCCGCTGAAGGCCTGCCGGTGAATCTGGGCTTCTTTGGCAAGGGCAATGCCAGCACCCCGGAAGCCCTGGAAGAACAGGTGCGCGCAGGAGCCTGCGGCCTAAAGCTGCATGAAGACTGGGGCACCACGCCGGCCACGATCGATGCCTGCCTGTCGGTGGCTGACCGCATGGATGTGCAGGTGTGCATCCACACCGACACCCTCAACGAAGCCGGCTTCGTGGAAGACACGATCGCCGCCATCAAGGGACGCACCATCCACACCTTCCACACCGAAGGTGCCGGTGGGGGTCACGCCCCGGACATCATCAAGATCTGCGGCGAAGCCAACGTGCTGCCGAGCAGCACCAACCCCACCCGGCCATACACCCGCAACACGCTCGAGGAACACCTCGACATGCTGATGGTGTGCCACCACCTGGATCCCAAAATCCCGGAAGACGTGGCCTTCGCCGAATCACGGATCCGACGCGAAACGATCGCCGCCGAAGACATCCTGCACGACCTGGGCGCCTTCTCGATCATCGCCAGCGACTCCCAGGCCATGGGCCGCGTGGGCGAGGTGATCACCCGCACCTTTCAGACCGCCCACAAAATGAAGGTGCAACGCGGTGCATTGCCGGAAGACTCCGCTCGCAACGACAACCATCGCCTCAAGCGCTACATCGCCAAGGTGACGATCAACCCGGCGTTGGCCCACGGCATCAGCACGGAGGTGGGCTCGATCGAAACCGGCAAGCTCGCCGATCTCGTGCTGTGGAAGCCAGGCTTCTTCGGCATTCGCCCGGAACTGGTGGTGAAGGGCGGTTCGATCGTCTGGGCCCAGATGGGCGATGCCAACGCCTCAATTCCCACCCCCAGCCCCGTCCACGGCCGGCCAATGTTCGGAGCGTTCGGTAAGGCCCTGGCCCCCAGCTGCCTCACCTTTGTAAGCGAAGCAGCCATGGACGCCGACATCCAGAGCCAACTGGGGCTAGAGCGGACCTGCATGGCGGTGAAGGACACCCGCAGCGTGGGCAAAAGCGCCCTCAAGCTGAATGCAGCGCTGCCCAAGGTGAGCGTGGACCCGCAGACCTATGAGGTGTTCGCCGACGGTGAACTGCTCACCTGCGAACCCGCCGAGGTGCTGCCCCTCGCCCAGCGTTACCTGCTGCTTTGAGCTCCACCCTGCTGGTCATCCAGCACGTTGACCACGAAGGGCCTGAAATGGCCAACACTTTTTTCACATCGCCCGGCAACTGTCAACAACGGTCGCTGAAACTCATTCCAATTGAAAAGGAACCATCAACAACTGAAGCTATGAATTTGCATCAATACAAATGGCCGGGAACACAGGCTTAGGCGCAAACACATCTTGCAATTTTAGCCATAAGCGTCCCTTTCTCTTCATGCGAGGCGCAGTACAAGCCAGACCATGGGACGTTGAACTAAGTTTGCTTCGGATAACAATTATGATCCCCACTGAATGATCGCTATCGCCCCTAAGCTGGTCCACAGGAGCAGCAAACAGCCACGAAATACAGTTCATCTTACTGATTGCAAGATTGACCTCACCCGTCAAGTGATTTGCAACTCGGTAACAAATAAAACAACTTGGCGATTAAATCTAGGGCGTAATGGAAAGATGTTGCACACACAACATGGATCTGATCGCACAAACACTGGAGTCAAACTTCGTTCAACTCCAGCCTGCCAGCATCCATGGCGTTTTCTGGCTTCAGTGCCATTTCCCAAAAAAAGAGTGGGACATCTTGATTGCTGGCCAAGCTGCCTTCGCAACCGAATGCATGCATCAGCTTGCACACGATGCGAGAGTTGCTGGAGTCACTCTGGAATGGACCACATCCATTCATTCACGCTGAGTGCCTGATTAAGCAACCAGACGATTTAGTTGCGGCAAATCGGCAAACGAATCCCGCCATTGCTGGGCCCAGAGTTCCTGGCTCCGCTCATACACATTCATCAGTTCGATAACTGCTGAATCACGAAAATCAACCCTTAGATCCAACAGTGGGAATGCTGCTTCTCCACTGATTTGCAGTGCTGCTGAAGTCGAAAATGGGGAGCGGCCGTCCCCTCCAGCAGCTTCACCTGCCATCAGGGCCGTCATCAGGCGGCGGCCCAGCTTCCAACATGGATCGCTCGCCAGAAAAGCCTGTTCCATGGCAATGAGAACCGCCTCACCCACGAGATAGTTGCCAGCCACGGAGAGGTTCATTTGGTGGCGATGACCTGCCCAAGGTTCACAGCTGTCCCCTGTCCAGCAAGCGGTACGACCTTGCGCATCGATCAGATGGAACTGGCGGCGTACGCGGAGTGGGTCTTCAGCGAGCAGGCTGGCCAGCACCACATCCGCGTCAGCACTCTGTTCGAGCCGTTCCAGGCCGCAGATCCCTAGATAGGGATTGGTGTGGGCTTGTGTCGCAACAGCGCCCACTCCAGAGCGGATATGGGGAACCGTGGAGCCCACTGCGAGATGACAAGTGGCAACGGCAACTCCGAAACGACCATTGCTGGGATCACGGGCAACGATCGAGAACGTCATGAGAGCACACGATCCAATCGTTCAAGGGTGTGCAAAAGAACGACGGTTCCTGCAAGACACTGACTATCACTGGTGAATTCAGCTGCTGAATGGCTCAAACCTTCGCGGCTGGGCACAAAGATCATTCCCATGGGCCAACGCCGCCCAATCTCTTGGGCGTCATGGCTGGCACGGCTCGGAAGCCGACTCAGGCTCAACCCCAAATCTTCAGCCACTGATTCAATCGTGGCCATCACCAGCGCGTCAGCGGGAGTGGGCGCCACCTGAAACTGCGGCTCCAACTGGATTGCACAGCCGGTTTGCAAGCCAATGGATTCAAGCGCGTCCTGCAAGCAGGACACCAATTGGTCCAGAACAGCGGGATCCAGATCACGAATGTCCACCGTCATCGACACGGAGCCTGGAACAACGTTGGCGGCATTGGGCCAAACCTCCAGACGTCCCACCGTCGCCACAGGATCACCGGGATGACACCGCGCCATCTCTTCCACCGCCAGCACAATCCGGGAGGCAGCGGCGAGGGCGTCCTGACGGAGTCCCATCGGCGTTGTGCCGGCATGGTTGGCCTGACCCTTCACATGAATGCTGAAACGTCTCTGCCCGACGATGCCCTCAACAATGCCAATGGCATCGCGCCGCTGCTCGAGTACAGCACCTTGCTCAACATGCAGTTCAAGAAAGGCTGCAACAGCTAAATCAGATCGCGCCGCCGAGGGCAGGGATGGCCAGTGACCACCGATTCGCTCCAGGTTGATGTCAATCGGATCCCCATTGCTGGTGGCGTAAGCCGATGGGTCCATCGATGCCGTGCCAGCCATGCCCTTACAGCCGACCATCGTTGACTCTTCATCAGCGAAAGCCACGACCTCGAGGGGGTGTCGTAGACGCTGCCCCGCATCGCTCAGGGCACGGACGCATTCCAGGCCCGCCAAGACGCCAAGGACACCATCAAAACGACCACCTGTTGGGACGGTATCCAAGTGCGACCCCGTCATCAGCACCGGCAACGAGGGGTCTTGCCCCTCGAGCCGGCCAATCAAATTGCCAGCGGCATCCACACGCACCTGCATTCCGGCCTCTTGCATCCAGCACGCGAGTTGGTCCCGACCTTGCACGTCGGCAGCACTAAAGCCGCGGCGGCAAATGCTCCCATCGGCTTGAAGGCCAATGGCCGCCATGGACTCGAGCGAATCGATCAATCTGTCGCGCCGAGGCTGAACACCTAACCGCTCCCGATCGGCTCCAGCTGGAGCGATTTGTGAGCGATGGATCAACAGCTCGGGCAAGGATCGTGACCTTCAGTTCAAACCAATCGCCACTTTCGCTTTGGAACCCAATTGAGCTTGTCGTCAATGCGACGTTTTAACCCTCATCAAAGAATTCAAACGGGCATCAATACCCGCCAACCGAGGTGATCAGCCTGCTCGCGAGCCTGCGCTGGCACATCGGCCGCCACAAACATCCGATGCAGCATCTGAACACCCAAGAGGTGGTTGATCACAGCGTCCATCTGAACCCTCTCGGCGTCGGTGGTGGCGGGGTCGTCGTGGCGCGCAAACAAGGCACGTACCCCCTCTTTGCTCAACAACCCAGCCGCATCAATCGCTTCATCACTCAGGTAGTCATCGGCCAATTGCTTCATCTGCGCCCACTTCTCAGGCTCGGTGTGGGCCGGGGGCGCCATGAAGGCAAATTTCTCACGCTTGTAGAGCACCTCCGGCAGCAAGCCAGCCATCGCCTCCCGAAGCACGTATTTCTCGGTTTTGCCCTTGATCCGTAGCTCCGGAGGCACCTGCACCGCAGCGGCCGCGAGGTGGTGATCAAGGAAAGCCGGCCGAGCCTCCATGGAATTGGCCATGTCGACGCGATCACCTCCCCAGGTGAGAATCTGGCCTTCCAACATTGTTTTGATCCAGACGTACTGAGCCTTGTCGAGGGCATGGCGGCCCTCGAGTTGCTGCGGATTCAACTGCTCAGCAATGGCCTTACCCGGCGAATACTCCGCTAACGCCTGGCGGTGCTCTTCAGCCAGCAGATCCGGCACAAGCGGCGCGCAGGCCAGCCAGGGCTGCAGACAACTGGGGGTGAAACCCACCACGGCATCAAGGTCGGGATCATCCACCTGATCAGCCGCCAACATCGCTCCCTGCACTAGGGAATTGTTGGTTTGAAGCAGAGATTCCCAGTCCTGGCGGTCGCTTTGCGGCAGATCATCCAAACCATGGAGGAACATGTCGCGCCGGAAGGCGGGGTAGCCACCGAACAGCTCATCTGACCCTTCCCCGGTCATCACGACCTTGTAATCGACGTTGTTGACGTGGCGACTCATCAGATATTTGGCCACAGCCAAGGTGTTGTAGATCGTGCGCTCGGTGTGCCAGAGCGTCTGTTCCATGTGGCCGTACAACTCACGACCCGACAGACGCATCACGTCCTGTTCGGCACCCGTGGCCTCTGCCATCTCGGCAGCAATGGGTGTTTCGTCGTAGCGCGCATCATCGAATCCGATCGTGAAGGCCTTGACGGGACCCTGACTCACCGCCGACGCCAGACCGAGGATCGAACAACTGTCGATGCCGCCGGAGAGATAACAACCAACCGGCACATCCGCCACCATCCGCATCTCCACCGCTTCCAGCAGAGCAGCCCGCACATTGGCAATGTGATCGGCCTCGGTGAGGGTGCTGTCCCGCTGATCCAAACGGGGAAAATCAACATCCCAATAGGTGGACTCCGACACCTCAAGCCGGTCACCCCTGCGTTGCACCTTCAGCACATGCCCGGGCTGAACCTGGTGCACCCCGGCAAAGGCGGTCGTTCCCGGGACCATGGTCTGCATCAATTGATGAAAGAGACCCTCCGAGGTGAAGCGTCGCTCCACGGCCGGGTGAGCAAACAGCACCTTCAACTCGGAGCCGAACACCAATCCCTCCGGCGTCATCGTCCAGTACTGGGGCTTGATGCCGAAGCGATCCCTCACGAGATAAAGACAGTCATCCACCGCATCAAACAAAGCGAAGGCGAATTCCCCCCTCAGCAAGGGCAACGTGGACTCGAGACCTTGGCGTTGATAGAGACGCAGCAGGATCTCAGAATCACTCTTGGTGCAGAAACGCACCCCCTGTGCCGTGAGGTCAGCCCGAATGCGCTGAAAGTCGTAGAACTCACCGTTGTGCGCCATCAGCACCTGACGGTCGTCGCTGAGGAACGGCTGCCTTGCCCGCGATTCGTTCAGATCAATGATCGACAACCGGGCATGGCAGAAGCCGACCCCGGCAGCGTCGATGCATTCCACAC
The sequence above is a segment of the Synechococcus sp. PROS-7-1 genome. Coding sequences within it:
- a CDS encoding urease subunit beta encodes the protein MAPLIPGELLPEPGDIELNAGRPVTTVSVSNSGDRPVQVGSHFHFAEANAALRFDRTAARGQRLDIPAGTAIRFEPGDSRDVNLIPFAGNRRVIGFNGQINGPLDA
- the ureC gene encoding urease subunit alpha, producing the protein MPYRISRQAYAETYGPTTGDRVRLADTELILEVEKDYTVYGDEVKFGGGKVIRDGMGQSQTPRAEGAVDTVITNALILDWWGIVKADVGLKDGRIVGIGKAGNPDTQEGVTIVVGPGTEAIAGEGHILTAGGIDTHIHFICPQQIETALASGVTTLMGGGTGPATGTNATTCTPGAFHIGRMLQAAEGLPVNLGFFGKGNASTPEALEEQVRAGACGLKLHEDWGTTPATIDACLSVADRMDVQVCIHTDTLNEAGFVEDTIAAIKGRTIHTFHTEGAGGGHAPDIIKICGEANVLPSSTNPTRPYTRNTLEEHLDMLMVCHHLDPKIPEDVAFAESRIRRETIAAEDILHDLGAFSIIASDSQAMGRVGEVITRTFQTAHKMKVQRGALPEDSARNDNHRLKRYIAKVTINPALAHGISTEVGSIETGKLADLVLWKPGFFGIRPELVVKGGSIVWAQMGDANASIPTPSPVHGRPMFGAFGKALAPSCLTFVSEAAMDADIQSQLGLERTCMAVKDTRSVGKSALKLNAALPKVSVDPQTYEVFADGELLTCEPAEVLPLAQRYLLL
- a CDS encoding DUF1028 domain-containing protein, with amino-acid sequence MTFSIVARDPSNGRFGVAVATCHLAVGSTVPHIRSGVGAVATQAHTNPYLGICGLERLEQSADADVVLASLLAEDPLRVRRQFHLIDAQGRTACWTGDSCEPWAGHRHQMNLSVAGNYLVGEAVLIAMEQAFLASDPCWKLGRRLMTALMAGEAAGGDGRSPFSTSAALQISGEAAFPLLDLRVDFRDSAVIELMNVYERSQELWAQQWRDSFADLPQLNRLVA
- a CDS encoding Zn-dependent hydrolase, producing the protein MLIHRSQIAPAGADRERLGVQPRRDRLIDSLESMAAIGLQADGSICRRGFSAADVQGRDQLACWMQEAGMQVRVDAAGNLIGRLEGQDPSLPVLMTGSHLDTVPTGGRFDGVLGVLAGLECVRALSDAGQRLRHPLEVVAFADEESTMVGCKGMAGTASMDPSAYATSNGDPIDINLERIGGHWPSLPSAARSDLAVAAFLELHVEQGAVLEQRRDAIGIVEGIVGQRRFSIHVKGQANHAGTTPMGLRQDALAAASRIVLAVEEMARCHPGDPVATVGRLEVWPNAANVVPGSVSMTVDIRDLDPAVLDQLVSCLQDALESIGLQTGCAIQLEPQFQVAPTPADALVMATIESVAEDLGLSLSRLPSRASHDAQEIGRRWPMGMIFVPSREGLSHSAAEFTSDSQCLAGTVVLLHTLERLDRVLS
- the asnB gene encoding asparagine synthase (glutamine-hydrolyzing), coding for MCGIGGVFLADRRQTLDRQLLVNMAAIQSHRGPDGFGVECIDAAGVGFCHARLSIIDLNESRARQPFLSDDRQVLMAHNGEFYDFQRIRADLTAQGVRFCTKSDSEILLRLYQRQGLESTLPLLRGEFAFALFDAVDDCLYLVRDRFGIKPQYWTMTPEGLVFGSELKVLFAHPAVERRFTSEGLFHQLMQTMVPGTTAFAGVHQVQPGHVLKVQRRGDRLEVSESTYWDVDFPRLDQRDSTLTEADHIANVRAALLEAVEMRMVADVPVGCYLSGGIDSCSILGLASAVSQGPVKAFTIGFDDARYDETPIAAEMAEATGAEQDVMRLSGRELYGHMEQTLWHTERTIYNTLAVAKYLMSRHVNNVDYKVVMTGEGSDELFGGYPAFRRDMFLHGLDDLPQSDRQDWESLLQTNNSLVQGAMLAADQVDDPDLDAVVGFTPSCLQPWLACAPLVPDLLAEEHRQALAEYSPGKAIAEQLNPQQLEGRHALDKAQYVWIKTMLEGQILTWGGDRVDMANSMEARPAFLDHHLAAAAVQVPPELRIKGKTEKYVLREAMAGLLPEVLYKREKFAFMAPPAHTEPEKWAQMKQLADDYLSDEAIDAAGLLSKEGVRALFARHDDPATTDAERVQMDAVINHLLGVQMLHRMFVAADVPAQAREQADHLGWRVLMPV